Proteins encoded by one window of Deinococcus radiodurans R1 = ATCC 13939 = DSM 20539:
- the acs gene encoding acetate--CoA ligase, with amino-acid sequence MTHPNDHIDAMLHETRVIHPSAEFQAGTRVSRAEYERRYRQSLDQPDDFWSEVAHDLHWMKDWDRVLDWQEPHAQWFVGGQTNIAYNALDRNVQRGLGDKRAIIWEGEDGEVRTYTYAELLREVCKAANALEELGVVAGDRVTLYMPLIPEAAIAMLACARIGAVHSIVFGGFSVSALADRINNAQSKLLITADAGYRRGKPVTLKINADEAAKLAPCLEHVLVVKRAGIPLEWWTEGRDLWWHDVVDRQSDQHEATALDSEHPLFILYTSGSTGAPKGVQHTTGGYMVGTYLTTQTVFDLRDDDIYWCTADIGWITGHSYSVYGPLLNGATVVMYEGAPNQPDWGRFWDIVQKHRVTILYTAPTAIRSFMQHGDEIPGRYDLASLRLLGSVGEPINPEAWMWYYRVIGGERCPVVDTWWQTETGSIMLTTLPGAFPSKPGSAGLPMFGVEPALMTRDGEEIGDDDGGLLVIKRPWPSMLRTVYGDDERYRKSYWGEIPHVYFAGDGARRDHDGYYTIVGRVDDVLNVSGHRLGTMEIESALVAHPDVSEAAVVGRPDPVKGESVVAYVLLQDGHTADPAALRAHVSSEIGALARPDAIYIADALPKTRSGKIMRRFLRQLAAGQPVQGDTSTLEDPTVLERLQASPAL; translated from the coding sequence ATGACCCATCCCAACGACCACATTGACGCGATGCTGCACGAAACGCGCGTCATCCACCCCAGCGCCGAATTTCAGGCCGGGACGCGGGTCAGCCGCGCAGAGTACGAGCGCCGCTACCGCCAGAGCCTCGACCAGCCCGACGACTTCTGGTCAGAGGTGGCCCATGACCTCCACTGGATGAAGGACTGGGACCGGGTGCTCGACTGGCAGGAGCCGCACGCGCAGTGGTTCGTGGGGGGGCAGACGAACATCGCCTACAACGCGCTCGACCGCAACGTGCAGCGCGGCCTCGGCGACAAGCGGGCCATCATCTGGGAAGGCGAGGACGGCGAGGTGCGGACCTACACCTACGCCGAACTGCTGCGCGAGGTTTGCAAGGCGGCGAACGCCCTGGAAGAACTCGGCGTGGTGGCCGGCGACCGAGTGACCCTCTACATGCCCCTGATTCCCGAGGCCGCCATCGCCATGCTCGCCTGCGCCCGCATCGGCGCGGTGCATTCCATCGTGTTCGGCGGCTTCTCGGTCTCGGCGCTGGCCGACCGCATCAACAACGCGCAGAGCAAGCTGCTCATCACCGCCGACGCCGGCTATCGCCGGGGCAAGCCGGTCACGCTCAAAATCAACGCCGACGAGGCGGCCAAGCTCGCCCCCTGCCTGGAACACGTCCTGGTGGTCAAGCGCGCCGGCATTCCGCTGGAGTGGTGGACCGAAGGCCGCGACCTGTGGTGGCACGACGTAGTGGACCGCCAGAGCGATCAGCACGAGGCCACCGCGCTCGACAGCGAGCACCCACTGTTCATCCTCTACACCTCCGGCAGCACCGGCGCCCCCAAAGGCGTGCAGCACACGACCGGCGGCTACATGGTGGGCACTTACCTCACCACCCAGACGGTCTTCGACCTGCGTGACGACGACATTTACTGGTGCACCGCCGACATCGGCTGGATTACCGGCCACAGCTACAGCGTGTACGGCCCGCTGCTCAACGGCGCGACGGTGGTGATGTATGAGGGCGCTCCCAACCAGCCCGACTGGGGCCGCTTCTGGGACATCGTGCAAAAGCACCGGGTCACCATCCTGTACACCGCGCCGACCGCCATTCGCTCCTTTATGCAGCACGGCGACGAGATTCCGGGCCGCTACGACCTCGCCAGTTTGCGCCTGCTGGGGTCGGTGGGCGAACCCATCAACCCCGAGGCGTGGATGTGGTACTACCGCGTCATCGGCGGCGAGCGCTGCCCGGTCGTGGACACCTGGTGGCAGACCGAAACCGGCTCCATCATGCTGACCACACTGCCGGGCGCCTTTCCCAGCAAGCCGGGCAGCGCGGGGCTGCCGATGTTCGGCGTGGAGCCCGCGCTGATGACCCGTGACGGCGAAGAGATCGGCGACGACGACGGCGGCCTGCTCGTCATCAAGCGGCCCTGGCCCTCCATGCTCCGCACGGTCTACGGCGACGACGAACGCTACCGCAAGAGCTACTGGGGCGAGATTCCGCACGTGTACTTCGCTGGCGACGGCGCCCGCCGCGACCACGACGGGTACTACACGATTGTCGGGCGGGTCGATGACGTGCTCAACGTCTCCGGACACCGACTGGGCACCATGGAAATCGAATCGGCGCTGGTGGCGCACCCTGACGTGTCCGAAGCCGCAGTTGTCGGCAGACCCGACCCAGTGAAGGGGGAGAGTGTGGTGGCCTACGTGCTGCTGCAAGACGGGCACACCGCCGACCCCGCCGCCCTACGCGCCCACGTCAGCAGCGAAATCGGCGCCCTGGCCCGGCCCGACGCCATCTACATTGCCGACGCCCTCCCCAAGACCCGCAGCGGCAAAATCATGCGCCGCTTCCTGAGGCAACTTGCCGCCGGACAGCCGGTGCAGGGCGACACCAGCACCCTGGAAGACCCCACCGTTCTGGAACGACTGCAAGCCTCCCCTGCCCTTTGA
- a CDS encoding CarD family transcriptional regulator — MKQTAFRPGDRVVLPPYGLGIVSGTCQHTRSGEGCWYYQVDFPESGHLALVPTHSPDQAGLRPALRQRELRALRQALERGQLELARQCSSRQRQVNEVLRLGQPTQLALLIAELYRWQRQRPLPDLDRQALRQAIRLLQQEVSGLEDSQALAIRDFLLRATASLNE, encoded by the coding sequence ATGAAACAGACGGCTTTTCGCCCCGGCGACCGCGTGGTGCTTCCACCTTATGGCCTGGGCATCGTCAGTGGCACCTGCCAGCACACCCGCTCGGGCGAAGGCTGCTGGTACTACCAGGTAGATTTTCCGGAAAGTGGGCATCTTGCTCTGGTGCCTACCCACTCACCGGACCAGGCAGGATTGCGCCCTGCACTGCGACAGCGAGAACTGCGGGCGCTGCGGCAAGCACTGGAGCGCGGGCAGCTCGAACTGGCGCGTCAGTGCTCCTCACGACAGCGACAGGTGAACGAAGTGCTGCGGCTGGGGCAACCCACCCAGCTCGCCTTGCTGATTGCCGAGCTGTACCGCTGGCAAAGGCAACGGCCCCTCCCCGATCTGGACCGGCAAGCACTGCGTCAGGCCATTCGCCTATTGCAGCAGGAAGTCAGCGGGCTTGAAGACTCTCAGGCGCTTGCTATTCGCGATTTTCTGCTGCGAGCGACTGCTTCACTGAACGAATAA
- a CDS encoding beta-carotene 2-hydroxylase CYP287A1 gives MLSSLHDLPEPASRPGSGHLQDWAARPLALIEEGATQALAAGQDLFRLRLGLPAVVGLSPAWNRRVLTDLNTFVSAGSFSAVVPYLAGGVILTDAPGHGARRRALNPGFGKGSVQQLRERMRQASSPVPTGRFNALAWADETVRRQLNAAYFASEFDDRLLAAFLAPLRRPFPVPALPRPLLFRRVEQEIRRLAERRLREGGDDLLSTLAPLPGGLLETRISLAAAHDTTTHALAYAVWELAKAPQDQTPHTHSAVLKEVLRLYPPGWMGSRRLSRAAEWQGTEIPRGTLALYSPYLTGRDPTLWERPLDFRPERWEKSPPAWAYLPFGGGERTCLGVHLAQTLILDVLAELPPLQAHWGNDEPHPGITLGPRGPLVVERR, from the coding sequence TTGCTTTCCTCTCTGCACGATTTGCCCGAACCGGCTTCCAGACCGGGCAGTGGTCACCTGCAAGATTGGGCCGCACGGCCACTGGCGCTGATTGAAGAGGGAGCGACCCAGGCCCTCGCTGCCGGACAGGACCTCTTTCGCTTGCGGCTGGGACTGCCTGCGGTGGTGGGGCTCAGTCCGGCGTGGAACAGACGTGTGTTGACCGACCTGAACACCTTTGTCAGCGCGGGGAGTTTTTCGGCGGTGGTGCCTTACCTTGCGGGCGGCGTAATTTTGACCGATGCACCGGGGCACGGGGCGCGGCGACGGGCACTCAATCCTGGCTTCGGGAAAGGGAGTGTTCAACAACTGCGCGAGCGGATGCGGCAAGCATCGTCCCCCGTACCGACAGGCCGCTTCAACGCCCTGGCCTGGGCAGACGAAACTGTCCGGCGGCAGCTCAACGCGGCGTATTTCGCCAGTGAGTTCGACGACCGGTTGCTGGCGGCTTTTCTGGCTCCATTGCGGCGTCCCTTTCCGGTACCGGCCCTTCCCCGGCCACTGCTGTTCAGGCGGGTCGAGCAGGAAATCAGGCGACTGGCCGAGCGGCGACTGCGTGAAGGTGGTGACGACCTGCTGTCCACGCTGGCTCCACTGCCGGGGGGCTTGCTGGAAACGCGCATCAGCCTAGCGGCAGCGCACGACACCACGACCCATGCGCTGGCCTATGCCGTCTGGGAACTCGCCAAAGCGCCGCAGGATCAGACTCCGCACACTCATTCCGCTGTATTGAAAGAAGTGTTGCGCCTTTATCCGCCGGGCTGGATGGGCAGCCGTCGCCTGAGCCGCGCCGCAGAGTGGCAGGGCACCGAAATCCCGCGCGGCACGCTGGCGCTGTATTCGCCCTACCTAACAGGACGCGACCCAACGCTGTGGGAGCGGCCCCTGGACTTCCGGCCAGAACGCTGGGAGAAGTCGCCTCCTGCCTGGGCGTATCTCCCCTTTGGCGGCGGGGAGCGGACCTGCCTGGGCGTGCACCTCGCGCAAACGTTGATTCTGGACGTGCTGGCCGAGTTGCCGCCGCTGCAGGCGCACTGGGGGAACGACGAGCCGCACCCCGGTATCACGCTGGGACCGCGCGGGCCGCTGGTCGTGGAGCGGCGCTAG
- a CDS encoding alpha/beta hydrolase family protein, translating to MPNFLRRLKTTPKRKLALWAALGYSALVLGGALLGAEIVLRSKTRWVKGDFVPVGRRGNKLYLPASPETLSKGPLGIVPLLPNRGHLVVGPHRMVGTVVERPILQERGALPQGALAWVSTYLYNGTPAQLGAEYEDVLVPTEVGEMPAWHMPPRHAEKDALIVVVHGHGGQRAQALRMLPAMLRTGCGSLFVTFRNAYGAPKVGKGYLTLGDTEAEDVVAALAWAREQGYKRIILFGFSMGGNIVLSVLRPKFEPYPLPIVGVMLDSPALEWRDTIRWQAQRFGLPGFLARRVGRFTQRIVTQRSGQDFDVVDQIAAAPHFKVPILMWHGTRDHTIPLAQAEALYAARPDLVEFHRVEDAKHIRTWNISPKEYDGQLERFVARVLGRESCE from the coding sequence ATGCCCAACTTCCTCCGCCGCCTCAAAACCACGCCCAAGCGCAAGCTCGCGCTGTGGGCCGCCCTCGGCTACTCCGCGCTGGTGCTGGGCGGGGCGCTGCTGGGCGCAGAGATCGTGCTGCGCTCCAAGACGCGCTGGGTGAAGGGCGACTTCGTGCCGGTGGGACGACGCGGCAACAAGCTGTACTTGCCTGCCTCGCCGGAGACGCTCTCGAAGGGGCCGCTCGGCATCGTGCCGCTGCTGCCTAACCGGGGGCATCTGGTGGTGGGGCCGCACCGCATGGTGGGGACGGTAGTGGAGCGGCCTATCTTGCAGGAGCGTGGCGCTCTGCCGCAGGGCGCGCTGGCGTGGGTGTCCACGTACCTCTACAACGGCACCCCCGCGCAACTCGGCGCCGAGTACGAGGACGTGCTGGTGCCGACCGAGGTGGGCGAGATGCCCGCGTGGCACATGCCGCCGCGCCACGCCGAGAAAGACGCCCTCATCGTCGTCGTTCACGGGCACGGGGGGCAGCGGGCGCAGGCGCTGCGGATGCTGCCCGCCATGCTGCGCACCGGCTGCGGCTCGCTCTTCGTCACCTTCCGCAACGCTTACGGGGCGCCGAAGGTGGGCAAGGGCTACCTGACGCTGGGTGACACCGAAGCCGAGGACGTAGTGGCGGCCCTCGCCTGGGCGCGGGAGCAGGGGTACAAGCGGATTATTCTCTTCGGCTTCAGCATGGGCGGCAACATCGTGCTAAGCGTGCTGCGACCCAAGTTCGAGCCGTATCCGCTGCCGATTGTGGGCGTCATGCTCGACTCGCCCGCGCTGGAGTGGCGCGACACCATTCGCTGGCAGGCGCAGCGCTTCGGCCTGCCGGGGTTTCTCGCCCGGCGGGTGGGGCGCTTTACGCAGCGCATCGTGACCCAGCGCAGCGGGCAGGATTTCGATGTGGTGGATCAGATCGCCGCCGCGCCACACTTCAAGGTGCCCATCCTGATGTGGCACGGCACCCGCGACCACACCATTCCTCTGGCCCAGGCCGAAGCCCTCTATGCCGCCCGGCCCGACCTCGTGGAGTTTCACCGCGTGGAAGACGCCAAGCACATCCGCACCTGGAACATCAGTCCAAAAGAGTACGACGGGCAGTTGGAACGGTTCGTGGCGCGGGTGTTGGGGAGGGAAAGCTGTGAATAA
- a CDS encoding thiolase family protein → MRDAVIVSAVRTPVGRGVKGTLANTRPDDLAALVMNEAIKRAGVDAGVVEDVYLGCAIPEAEQGLNVARLAALRAGLPDSVGGVTVNRFCSSGLQTIAMAAAAIQTGQADVMLAGGVESMSMLPMSGHNPSPNPDLVDDRPGAYIGMGMTAENVAAKYGVSREDQDKFAYASHQKAAAAQDAGKFDAEIVPVPVRKDSVKGTKLKSDTVMFDKDELIRRDANLEDMAKVRPAFKLGGSVSAANSSPFSDGAAAVLLMSGEKAQELGVKPLAKFIGFAVAGVAPEVMGIGPVAAVPKVLKQTGLTLDDIDLIELNEAFAAQSLAVVRELGIDESKLNVNGGAIALGHPLGCSGAKLTTTAIYELGRRGGGKALITMCIGGGMGAAGIIEVYPAETAQAAD, encoded by the coding sequence ATGCGTGACGCTGTAATCGTTTCCGCTGTTCGTACCCCCGTTGGGCGCGGTGTCAAAGGCACCCTCGCCAACACCCGCCCCGACGACCTCGCCGCCCTGGTCATGAACGAAGCCATCAAGCGTGCGGGCGTGGACGCCGGAGTCGTGGAAGACGTGTACCTCGGCTGCGCCATCCCCGAAGCCGAGCAGGGCCTGAACGTGGCCCGCCTCGCCGCGCTGCGCGCCGGACTGCCCGACAGCGTGGGCGGCGTGACCGTCAACCGCTTCTGCTCCAGCGGCCTGCAAACCATCGCCATGGCGGCGGCGGCCATTCAGACCGGGCAGGCCGACGTGATGCTGGCCGGCGGCGTGGAAAGCATGAGCATGCTGCCCATGAGCGGCCACAACCCCAGCCCCAACCCCGACCTGGTGGACGACCGCCCCGGCGCCTACATCGGCATGGGCATGACCGCCGAGAACGTGGCCGCCAAGTACGGCGTAAGCCGCGAGGACCAGGACAAGTTCGCCTACGCCAGCCACCAGAAGGCCGCCGCTGCGCAGGACGCCGGCAAGTTCGACGCCGAAATCGTGCCGGTGCCGGTGCGCAAAGACAGCGTGAAGGGAACCAAGCTGAAGTCCGACACGGTCATGTTCGACAAGGACGAACTGATTCGCCGCGACGCCAACCTGGAAGACATGGCCAAAGTGCGCCCGGCCTTCAAGCTGGGCGGCAGCGTGAGCGCGGCCAACTCCAGCCCCTTCTCCGACGGCGCGGCTGCCGTGCTGCTGATGAGCGGCGAAAAGGCGCAGGAACTGGGCGTGAAGCCCCTGGCGAAGTTCATCGGCTTCGCGGTGGCGGGCGTGGCCCCCGAAGTGATGGGTATCGGCCCCGTGGCCGCCGTGCCCAAGGTGCTCAAGCAGACCGGCCTGACGCTGGACGACATTGACCTGATCGAGCTGAACGAAGCCTTCGCCGCGCAGAGCCTCGCCGTGGTGCGCGAACTCGGCATCGACGAAAGCAAGCTGAACGTGAACGGCGGCGCGATTGCGCTGGGCCACCCGCTCGGCTGCTCGGGCGCCAAGCTGACCACCACCGCCATCTACGAACTCGGGCGCCGAGGCGGCGGCAAAGCCTTGATTACCATGTGCATCGGCGGCGGCATGGGCGCGGCGGGCATCATCGAGGTCTACCCCGCCGAAACGGCGCAGGCTGCCGACTGA
- a CDS encoding DUF6194 family protein, which yields MDEQEMLTALRELFPRAEVTEAMNAFFWFAEGDERKLMPFLTLVTTDEHDRASRLSREGAYRLNFSLTPAEYASRFGPLPKARADWGVVDTGFDYAAPDRLMPHPIYAPLGWACIVRPGRESFEALVPLLRAAYERALT from the coding sequence ATGGACGAACAGGAAATGTTGACGGCCCTGCGCGAACTTTTCCCGCGTGCGGAGGTCACGGAAGCGATGAATGCCTTCTTCTGGTTTGCGGAAGGCGACGAGCGCAAGCTGATGCCCTTTTTGACGCTGGTGACGACCGACGAGCACGACCGCGCCTCTCGGCTTTCCCGTGAGGGCGCCTACCGTCTCAACTTCAGCTTGACGCCCGCCGAGTACGCCTCCCGTTTCGGACCCCTGCCGAAGGCGCGGGCCGACTGGGGCGTGGTGGACACGGGGTTTGACTACGCCGCGCCGGACCGCTTGATGCCGCATCCCATCTACGCGCCGTTGGGGTGGGCGTGCATCGTTCGTCCTGGCCGGGAAAGCTTTGAGGCGCTGGTTCCGCTGCTCCGGGCGGCGTATGAGCGGGCATTGACCTGA
- a CDS encoding sigma factor-like helix-turn-helix DNA-binding protein — MRPASLRRPQRELSALGHLVDACLHVVDDERNRALIWGRFGAGQTLQEAGDAHGITRERVRQVVNRSSRLFLRNARVRQIADAVFAGLGREGPILLSVRGACSAEQPGASPEQLWDFMLNIWREVQKRPVQSVPLGDDLYLFSPQPLPSEREVARRMAERGSFLYPAQLAALLEVAPNEVEAVACGLPRLVRTQSGLYGLRGWTLPQLLKAVAEQLARAGFTEWHFSQIGKAAAFFDTDLEHTPSRNFAAVLSRSEVNSFEHAGRDGCWRLASLGDGHGSNLEAIRAVLEEADTPLHWTDIQERLSRQVHDGTVVALLTREPDFVNLGRSVFGLRDRAYDTMETQTEEAFMRDLFRQMSRDWVPAMLAEDLAAGRGLDVQQLRRVGRVSEEFRFWKWGTGEVLYVTPEEANRRFFRRWFASREDRELPETDVLLAGLRLAFEQRDRDILCQTYECLRRRGGTLPPEAAHWVDWALG; from the coding sequence TTGCGCCCAGCATCCCTGCGGCGGCCTCAGCGCGAGCTCTCGGCGCTGGGGCACTTGGTGGATGCCTGCTTGCATGTGGTGGATGACGAGCGCAACCGCGCCCTGATCTGGGGCCGATTTGGGGCAGGGCAGACCTTGCAAGAGGCCGGGGACGCGCACGGCATCACGCGGGAACGGGTCCGGCAGGTGGTGAACAGGTCGAGTCGCCTGTTTCTGAGAAATGCCCGCGTGCGCCAGATTGCCGACGCCGTATTCGCTGGCCTGGGACGGGAAGGCCCGATTTTGCTGAGTGTGCGCGGCGCGTGCAGTGCTGAGCAGCCTGGGGCTTCCCCTGAGCAGCTCTGGGATTTCATGCTGAATATCTGGCGCGAGGTGCAGAAACGCCCGGTGCAGAGCGTGCCGCTGGGCGATGACCTCTATCTGTTTTCACCCCAGCCCCTGCCGAGTGAGCGCGAAGTGGCACGCCGTATGGCGGAGCGGGGCTCGTTTCTTTATCCGGCGCAACTGGCGGCCCTGCTGGAAGTCGCGCCCAACGAAGTGGAAGCAGTGGCCTGCGGTTTGCCCCGGCTGGTCAGGACGCAGAGCGGGCTGTACGGACTACGTGGTTGGACGCTGCCGCAACTGCTCAAAGCAGTAGCCGAGCAACTCGCCCGCGCGGGGTTTACCGAGTGGCATTTCAGCCAGATTGGTAAGGCAGCCGCCTTTTTTGACACTGACCTGGAACACACACCCTCACGCAACTTTGCCGCCGTGCTTAGCCGCTCTGAGGTCAACTCCTTTGAGCACGCCGGGCGTGATGGCTGCTGGCGGCTGGCTTCGCTGGGCGACGGCCACGGCAGCAATCTGGAAGCCATTCGTGCTGTGCTGGAAGAAGCCGACACTCCGCTGCACTGGACGGACATTCAGGAAAGGCTCTCAAGGCAAGTACACGACGGCACCGTGGTGGCCCTGCTAACCCGCGAACCGGACTTCGTGAACCTGGGACGCAGTGTCTTTGGCCTGCGGGACCGGGCGTACGACACCATGGAGACACAGACCGAGGAAGCCTTTATGCGTGACCTGTTCAGGCAAATGAGTCGCGACTGGGTTCCGGCGATGCTGGCTGAAGACCTGGCAGCCGGGCGCGGCCTGGACGTTCAGCAGTTGCGGCGGGTAGGGCGCGTCTCCGAAGAATTCCGCTTCTGGAAATGGGGCACGGGCGAAGTGCTGTATGTCACGCCGGAGGAGGCCAACCGGCGCTTTTTCCGCCGCTGGTTTGCAAGTCGGGAGGACCGTGAGCTGCCTGAAACTGATGTCTTACTGGCCGGTCTGCGGCTGGCCTTTGAGCAGCGAGACCGCGACATCCTGTGCCAAACCTACGAATGTCTGAGGCGACGCGGCGGCACCTTGCCCCCCGAGGCAGCGCACTGGGTGGACTGGGCACTGGGGTAA
- a CDS encoding HNH endonuclease has protein sequence MARRNSQSTWPEAPAAEAPPTCALCGREVPELVQHHLVPIIAGKRKGLRPQDLPTVGLCPACQQYLHSTFSINELATELNTLEALEQNEQVQKFVKWVRKQPATKGVKAKGRE, from the coding sequence ATGGCCCGCCGCAATTCCCAGTCCACCTGGCCCGAAGCCCCCGCCGCCGAAGCGCCGCCCACCTGTGCCCTCTGCGGGCGTGAGGTGCCCGAACTCGTGCAGCACCACCTCGTGCCCATCATCGCGGGCAAGCGCAAGGGGCTCAGGCCGCAGGACCTGCCCACCGTGGGTCTGTGCCCGGCCTGCCAGCAGTACCTGCACAGCACTTTTTCCATCAACGAACTGGCGACCGAGCTGAACACGCTGGAAGCCCTGGAGCAAAACGAGCAGGTGCAGAAGTTCGTGAAGTGGGTCCGCAAGCAGCCCGCCACCAAAGGTGTGAAGGCGAAAGGGCGGGAGTAA
- a CDS encoding WD40 repeat domain-containing protein: protein MQVYDGEKVLFQATTPGLNAVTASKFSPDGRWLLNIADGSGYVQLWDTAKGERVKTFLSVYFRIFGADFTPDSERLLLDFSGSKERADPRRPAYFPSPSLWNLATLERISFVYNDKRESFYNGKVTFSQDGERMAFVRPNAYSSGPASVWNAKTGAYIATISRLPYPKGAAQTGGAGAMDARLSPDGQRVLVRYVDNRLAEYDASTGTLLKVRGKFSAADAGAELERFAREGR, encoded by the coding sequence ATGCAGGTCTACGACGGCGAAAAAGTGCTGTTCCAGGCGACGACGCCGGGGCTGAACGCGGTGACGGCAAGCAAATTTAGCCCGGACGGGCGCTGGCTGCTCAACATCGCGGACGGCAGCGGCTACGTGCAGCTCTGGGACACAGCGAAGGGAGAGCGGGTCAAAACCTTCCTAAGCGTCTACTTCCGTATTTTCGGAGCCGATTTCACACCGGACAGCGAGCGCTTGTTGCTGGATTTCAGCGGTTCAAAGGAGCGGGCTGACCCACGCAGGCCCGCTTACTTTCCCTCACCTTCGCTCTGGAATCTGGCGACGCTGGAACGAATTTCTTTCGTCTACAACGACAAACGAGAAAGCTTTTACAATGGCAAGGTGACGTTTAGCCAAGATGGCGAGCGCATGGCCTTCGTTCGTCCAAACGCTTATTCTTCAGGGCCTGCCTCTGTCTGGAACGCCAAAACCGGCGCGTATATCGCCACCATTTCCCGCCTGCCCTACCCAAAAGGCGCGGCGCAAACAGGCGGCGCCGGGGCTATGGACGCCCGCCTCTCGCCCGATGGTCAGCGCGTGCTGGTGCGGTATGTGGATAACCGCCTGGCCGAATACGACGCCAGTACCGGCACTCTGCTGAAGGTGCGCGGCAAGTTCAGCGCTGCCGACGCTGGGGCGGAGCTGGAACGGTTCGCCCGCGAAGGCCGCTAG